From Geotalea uraniireducens Rf4:
GGAGCGGATCAACGCAGGTATCGCCTTTTTCGGCTGATGCTTCTTCAAATAGGCATAGGCCAGGTTGTTCCACGGCCGCGACTTGTCGGGGGACTTTGCCGCCACATCCTGCCAGAGGGTCGTCTCGTCCTGCCAGACCATGTTGCGCCTGAAGGTTGCCGTTGCAAGGGAGACGGCGACCAGCAGCAGGGCGATGAATGCTATTCCGGCAATCTGTGGCCTCCGCACAGCCAATCGGTCCACCGCCAGCACCACGGCCGTTGACAGCGCCATGAAAAATCCGATCGACGGCAGGTAGACCCTGTGCTCGAAGATAACGTCAACGATCGGGATGACGCTCGACTCAACCGCCAGGGCGATGAAAAACCAGAAAATGCCGAAGGCTGTGAGGCGGTAAACGGCGGTCGGCGGTCGGTGGTCGGTGGTCGATGGTTGATGGTAAAAGGCGGTCGGAGGTCGGTGGTCGGTGGTCGATGGTGAACTATCCAACGTAGAACGTAGAACGTAGAACGTAGAACGATAAACAAAATAAATCCCCACGCCGAAGATCGCCAGCAGCAGCAGGAAAGAGAGGAACACAGGGGCATTGAAAAAGGAGTGGGCCACCGGAAAGTCATGGTCAAGGTTCTGCCCTACCGGGAAAAACAGCAGCCTGAGATAGGTGACGATCACCCGGAACTGGGTGAAGAGATAGTCAAGCCGTGGCATCTCCGTCTGGACCATGGTTGCCGCCTCCAGCCTCCCCAGGAGCTGTCCCGCCCCGGAGGAGCCGAGCATGCTCAAAGGGATGATGGCCAGGGTGAGGAGAAATGCACCGATGAACATGACCCGCTTGGCGATGCTCCCCCTGAAAAACATGAACTCGTAAAGAATCACCGTGAACGGCAGGGTAAAGGCGATCTCCTTGGTTTTCATGGCAAGGACCGCCGTTAAGAGCGACAGGAGATAGCAGGCTGCGGCAAACAGCTTTCCCCGCCGGCCGCCCCCCCCCTGCTCCAACCGCGCCATGATGTAGAGGACGAGGGAACCAATGTAGAACATGGCTGCAAGTGAAGTGAAGCGCTGGACAATGTAGGTTACCGCCTGGGTCTGGAGCGGATGGGCAACGAAGAGGAGCGCCGCAAACAGCGCAATCGGTCCGCTGAAGCGCCCCCTCTCCCCCTCTTCCGCCGGAGCGAGCAACGGGGTCCTGAAAGTGAGGGTCACCAGGGTATAGACAAGGAGGGCGGTCGCAAGATGGATCGCCAGATTGACCAGATGATAGCCGAAGACATCGAGACCGTTCAGCCGGTAATTGACGGCAAAGGTGAAGTCCCCCACCGCCCGGCTCCCCTTGACGGCGAAGGGGTCGGCGAACGGATCCACGTTTCTCACGACCGGGTTGCCGAGGATGTTGGCAATATCGTCGAAGTTGAAGGTGGCGGTGAAGGTGTTGGAGTAGGCCAGAAGCCCAAGGGAGATAACGAGGAGAAGATGAAGCACGGTCGCAAACCGCGTCCGCCGGTAAACAAAGTCACTGAATCTGCTTGTCATGGATAGAGAGTTCACCCGGAAATCCTGTCAGAATTGAAGGTAATGATCATTTGAAAATAGCAAAAAACTATTTTTGCCACGAATAACACGAAAAGCATCTAATGTATAGGCCCTTTTTGGCGGTCGGCGGTCGGCGGTCGGCGGTCGGAAGTCAACCCATAGGACTACAGTCGGCGGTCGGCGGTCGGAAGTCAACCCATCGACCATCGACCATCGACCATCGACCATCGACCACCGACCACCGACCACCGACCACCGACCGCCGACCGCCTCTCATCTATCCAGCAATTCCTTGAAAGACATCCGGTATCGCTGCAACAGGCGGGCCATCTCCCTGCCTGAGATTCTCCTCTTTTCCATCACCAGCGCCCGTTTTTTCAGCATGGCCGGCGCACCGCACAGTGCGTCCCTGGTCCCTTTGGCGATCGCCTTGAGCAGGGCATTGCGGGAGCCGCTTGCAAGGAATTCCCCACCGGAGCCGCTGGCGAAAATGACCGCCCGCGCCTGCTCCAGGTAGCGGACCAGGGTGAAAAACGGAACCAGCAGCAGCATAGCGAGGGGAAAGCACTTCAACGCCACCCAGTAATGGTTACGTTCCACCAGATAGAGCTTGAACGGCGAAAAGACCCCGCCGGTCCTGGAATACTTGTGATAGACCACCGCCTGCGTGGCGAGGAGCGCTTGCCACCCCGCCAGCCTGCACCTTAGCCCCAGGTCGGTATCCTCGGCATAGGCGAAAAAATCGTCGTCGAAGAAACCGGTCTCGTCCAGCATTGTCCGCCGGTAGAGGGCAACGCAGGCGCTGGGGAAGAGGATCTCCTCAACCTCTGCCATATTCATGGTTGAATAGCGCTTGAGGCGGAACCTCCCGCGGGACATGCCGTCGCGGCAGACGCCATGGCCGAGGGAATCGATCCGGTCCGGCTCGTCAAATGAACAGATCCGGCTCCCCACCATCCCCACCCGCGGGTCGCTGTCCGCCACGGCAACAATGGTTGCCAGCCAGTTTTCATCAGCCCTGGTATCGTTGTTGAGGGCAACGATATACTCGCCCGAGGCATGGGTAAGGCCGACGTTGTTGCCGGTGGCAAAGCCGGTGTTTTCCTTGAGCTCGACGAGCTTCACCCAGGGGTAGCGCTCACGGAGAAACCCTACAGACCCGTCGGAAGAGCCGTTATCGACGATGATCACCTCGAAGTCCTGGAAGCTCTGGGCCGACAGGCTGTCCAGGCAGACAGCCAGGTGCTCCAGGCCGTTCCAGTTGACGATTATTATGGAGACTCTCATTCTTGACGCCCTGCCGACGTGTAAGCCCTTTCCAGGCGGTCGATCACCGCATCCAGACTGTAGTTCTCTTGAACAAAGGCGCGGCCATTCCTTGCCAGTCGCAACCCCAGACCCTGGTCGGTCAGCAACAGAATTACCCCCTCAGCAAAAGTAGTCGGATCGTCGGCCACGAGGAGGTCACGTCCCGGAACCGCGTTGATCCCCTCATTGCCGTAAGTAGTTGTGACAACTGGCGTGCCTGCTGCCAAGGCATCAAGGATTTTGACGATTATGCCCCCTCCTGTCAGAATCGGCGCGACAAATACCTCCGCTTCCTTGTAGCACATGTCTATGTCATCCACAAAACCGGGCACCTCCACCAATGGGTCGTGCTCCGCAAGGGCCGTCAATTCTTCGGGGGGACCGTATCCGGCGATGATGAACCGTGCGTCAGGGATATGCCGCCTGACCAGCGGCAGGACCTCGCGATAGAAGTAGAGCGCCGCATCCACATTGAGCCGGCGATACTTGTAAGATGCGAGAAAAAGGATAGTATGGGGACGGCGGGGATACTCCTTCTCCGTGATGTCCATACCGGCAGGATGGGGAACAACCGTCACTCTCAACCCGGGTTGCATGGCAAGCAGATATTCCCGGTCGTTTTCGGAACGGGTGAAAATCGTGTGGCATTTTTTCATGATCCAGCGTTCAGCGTATTTGACCAATAGATAGAGGAGCAGGCCGGTAACCTTTCCAGCCCCCTTTGCCTGCCCCATCCCCCGCTCAACCGGCTTGGTCATCACATCATGGGCATCGAGAAACAGAGGCGTTTTGCCTCCCCTGATCAGGAGCGCGGCTGGGACCCATTCCACTTGGACCAGATCAAATGCCCCGTCCTCCACCAGCCGATTGGCATAACGACTGAATCCCAGGTAATTGAAAAGCAGCTTCACATTATGCGCCATGTTACGTTTCGCAACTGACGGATAGAAATAAGGATAGATTCCCCTGCAGTATGGTCTGAGTTCGTCAAGTGAGTCCCGTTCCCCCTCCTCGAGCCTGGTGGCCAGGTAAACCTCGTGGCGCAGCGAGAGATGCCTGATTATTTCGTACACATAACGTCCCCCGGCATGATACGCCTTCTCCTGGGGGAGAAACAGGCTGACAATCAAAATCTTCACAGTTGGTGATTTCCTTTGCAATCGTCAAGCAACGCGAGATGAGAATGAAACAGTGCCATGATTCTGTCCGCAGTGATGGTGGAATTGTCAGCATCCGGGCGATAACTGCAGTAATCACCGGCAAGGGAAATAAGTTTCAGGCCAGTACCGAAGGTGCCGATCTCAGCCGCCGAAGTGGGCGCATAGAAGCTAAGATTTTTTGCCCCCTGCGCTATAGCCAGATGGAGCGCCAGACTATCGCTGGTGATAATGTAATCACAGCATTTGATTAAAGCAGCGAACTCAAGGAGCGAGTTGGAGCTTCCCGTGTCCATGAGCCGTTCAGACTTCACTGACTGACGGATCAAACGGTGCCGCTCTTCCTCTTCCGGGCCGCCGAAAAGATAGACCTTGGTTTTCTTCCCATTTACCTGCTGTGCCAGCAGCCTTTCTATCAATTTCACCGTCTCTGCAACGGGTAGTTGTTTTGATATCCATCGCTTACCTGCACCACTGTTGATGCCGATATTGCAGGATGAACGCGGGAACAGCCTCGCTGACCGCTCTTCGATATCAGATGCATTGAAAAATTCCGCAGTCTCAATGGGAATGCCGAGCATATCGGCAAAAATCTCGTTGTGCTCCCGGCAATTTTCTCTCTTCAGGGCGTCTGCCCGTTCCTTGCCAAAACGTGAGATCAATCCCATATCGAACCACTCGGCTCCCTTATCGGTATAAACGGGTCGTCCTTCACACAGACTTGCGCCGATCAGCTGTGCATAACGTAGCCTCTGAAGCAGCCTCAGGATCTCCACCTCCTCATCCAGGGAAATGACGAGGTCAAAAGAAAGCGAGGTGGCGACTCCCTCCAGCTCAGCGGGAGTGATGATCCGGGAGATATGGGGATTGTAGCGCAGCAGGTCTACCGAAGAAGGGGCTGTCAGCCAGTAGATAACCGCTTTACCGTATTTGCGGCGCAGTCCGGGAAGGATGTATGATGTCCTTATGACATCACCGAGCGCGCCGAGCTTGACAATCAGAATGTTCATATCTCATCCGAAAGTATTTTCATAGCCACTCGTACTCTTTGGCGATAAATTTCTTAAGATACACGGTTCTGGCTTTCTGCAGCACCGCCCTGCCAAAAAGCACGGCAATGATTTTTTGCAGCCAGAACAAGGTGAGGGTCTTGTAGTAGCTAAGCAAGAAGCCGGCGTGAAACCGGCTGACGGTCGGGAAATATGTGGCATTGATTTTCCTGCCTTCAGCCAATGACTCCGTATAATTCATGCTCGTCAACCCGGTATCCCGGTAATTAACCAGGAACTCATCCAAGTGGACATACGCGACACCGTTATGTATCGAACGGAGCAGGAATTCATAATCGGCAGCAAACCTGTAGTTGAGGCTGTAGCTGCCGATCTGACGATAAATTTCCTTCGCCACGAACATGGCCTGATGGCACAGGGGCATGCCAAGCCAGTAACGCATATGGGGATATGATTTGTATTTAAGGTGCAGGTCTTCCTGCAGCACATAATTATTGGTATAAAGTATGGAGGGAGAACCAGCAGCGCCATAACTATCGGCCACTCGTTGCAACGCGTTCAGCTCATAATAGTCATCCGCGTTCAACAACCCGATCAAGTCACCCCGGGCCAGGTCAATCCCTTTGTTCA
This genomic window contains:
- a CDS encoding glycosyltransferase family 4 protein, whose translation is MKILIVSLFLPQEKAYHAGGRYVYEIIRHLSLRHEVYLATRLEEGERDSLDELRPYCRGIYPYFYPSVAKRNMAHNVKLLFNYLGFSRYANRLVEDGAFDLVQVEWVPAALLIRGGKTPLFLDAHDVMTKPVERGMGQAKGAGKVTGLLLYLLVKYAERWIMKKCHTIFTRSENDREYLLAMQPGLRVTVVPHPAGMDITEKEYPRRPHTILFLASYKYRRLNVDAALYFYREVLPLVRRHIPDARFIIAGYGPPEELTALAEHDPLVEVPGFVDDIDMCYKEAEVFVAPILTGGGIIVKILDALAAGTPVVTTTYGNEGINAVPGRDLLVADDPTTFAEGVILLLTDQGLGLRLARNGRAFVQENYSLDAVIDRLERAYTSAGRQE
- a CDS encoding glycosyltransferase family 2 protein translates to MRVSIIIVNWNGLEHLAVCLDSLSAQSFQDFEVIIVDNGSSDGSVGFLRERYPWVKLVELKENTGFATGNNVGLTHASGEYIVALNNDTRADENWLATIVAVADSDPRVGMVGSRICSFDEPDRIDSLGHGVCRDGMSRGRFRLKRYSTMNMAEVEEILFPSACVALYRRTMLDETGFFDDDFFAYAEDTDLGLRCRLAGWQALLATQAVVYHKYSRTGGVFSPFKLYLVERNHYWVALKCFPLAMLLLVPFFTLVRYLEQARAVIFASGSGGEFLASGSRNALLKAIAKGTRDALCGAPAMLKKRALVMEKRRISGREMARLLQRYRMSFKELLDR
- a CDS encoding tetratricopeptide repeat protein, whose amino-acid sequence is MTSRFSDFVYRRTRFATVLHLLLVISLGLLAYSNTFTATFNFDDIANILGNPVVRNVDPFADPFAVKGSRAVGDFTFAVNYRLNGLDVFGYHLVNLAIHLATALLVYTLVTLTFRTPLLAPAEEGERGRFSGPIALFAALLFVAHPLQTQAVTYIVQRFTSLAAMFYIGSLVLYIMARLEQGGGGRRGKLFAAACYLLSLLTAVLAMKTKEIAFTLPFTVILYEFMFFRGSIAKRVMFIGAFLLTLAIIPLSMLGSSGAGQLLGRLEAATMVQTEMPRLDYLFTQFRVIVTYLRLLFFPVGQNLDHDFPVAHSFFNAPVFLSFLLLLAIFGVGIYFVYRSTFYVLRSTLDSSPSTTDHRPPTAFYHQPSTTDHRPPTAVYRLTAFGIFWFFIALAVESSVIPIVDVIFEHRVYLPSIGFFMALSTAVVLAVDRLAVRRPQIAGIAFIALLLVAVSLATATFRRNMVWQDETTLWQDVAAKSPDKSRPWNNLAYAYLKKHQPKKAIPALIRSIGISPGHPDAWNNIGIALGQLGTYAGRYSPTYELFDASMGMNAAYQNEWFALGYNNLGLAYDSMGQLADSIDNYEKSIAMNPRLSEAHYNLGLAYAASKETQKATDQYVILKSLNPEFAAKLLKSVNGDLGSGIGKNPVPSSQFPD
- a CDS encoding glycosyltransferase family 9 protein; this translates as MNILIVKLGALGDVIRTSYILPGLRRKYGKAVIYWLTAPSSVDLLRYNPHISRIITPAELEGVATSLSFDLVISLDEEVEILRLLQRLRYAQLIGASLCEGRPVYTDKGAEWFDMGLISRFGKERADALKRENCREHNEIFADMLGIPIETAEFFNASDIEERSARLFPRSSCNIGINSGAGKRWISKQLPVAETVKLIERLLAQQVNGKKTKVYLFGGPEEEERHRLIRQSVKSERLMDTGSSNSLLEFAALIKCCDYIITSDSLALHLAIAQGAKNLSFYAPTSAAEIGTFGTGLKLISLAGDYCSYRPDADNSTITADRIMALFHSHLALLDDCKGNHQL
- a CDS encoding glycosyltransferase family 2 protein, which encodes MVNMQTMEGGLRTRGCFKDSGGDKPLITVVTAVLNGERYLEQTILSVLTQSYGNVEYLIIDGGSSDGTLDIIKKYDARIDYWRSEADNGIYEAMNKGIDLARGDLIGLLNADDYYELNALQRVADSYGAAGSPSILYTNNYVLQEDLHLKYKSYPHMRYWLGMPLCHQAMFVAKEIYRQIGSYSLNYRFAADYEFLLRSIHNGVAYVHLDEFLVNYRDTGLTSMNYTESLAEGRKINATYFPTVSRFHAGFLLSYYKTLTLFWLQKIIAVLFGRAVLQKARTVYLKKFIAKEYEWL